From a single Candidatus Aminicenantes bacterium genomic region:
- a CDS encoding DUF4140 domain-containing protein, which produces IILPGQADPDSLVVRIANDSKMKIDDINWRQVSRQNDEKIANLMKQLEKLKEARKNLQATIRGLDTQIQFWQLQTKAKLKTMADVHNMSAAIGKSIQKAYQDKLSKESELEKIERQIKEAQDDLDRAAGRKETAWEVTVILSGSRGSEATLTYTYSLAGCGWPTVS; this is translated from the coding sequence CATCATACTCCCTGGACAGGCCGATCCGGATTCTCTGGTGGTCCGCATAGCCAATGATTCGAAAATGAAAATCGATGATATAAACTGGCGACAGGTAAGCCGCCAGAATGATGAGAAGATCGCAAATCTCATGAAACAGCTTGAGAAACTGAAAGAGGCGCGGAAGAACCTTCAAGCGACGATCCGCGGCCTGGACACACAGATTCAGTTCTGGCAGTTACAGACCAAGGCGAAGTTAAAGACTATGGCAGATGTGCATAATATGTCCGCTGCTATAGGGAAGAGTATCCAGAAAGCTTATCAAGATAAACTTTCGAAGGAATCTGAACTCGAAAAAATTGAGAGACAAATAAAGGAGGCGCAGGATGATCTCGATCGCGCCGCAGGGAGAAAAGAAACCGCATGGGAGGTGACTGTTATTCTTTCCGGTTCGCGCGGTTCCGAAGCTACTCTCACATACACATACTCATTGGCCGGTTGCGGCTGGCCGACTGTTTCGTGA
- a CDS encoding DUF4388 domain-containing protein, with product MAFKGTLREFKVPDILQLISLQKKTGILTFNSVEGFITLIFEEGCIVGIDAFPKKLEMRVGNVCVKQEIISEEMLQRALAIQKRTNQKVGEILIGMGLIDEKIIPEMLKIQAIQIVLSLFNWKKGEYNFKILDHINKDLRLFNPIAVDTLIMEGVQMLDEWPLIKKVIPNEDIVFEPVYLGSKKIELVSEFDDDRSSKDDNIIFLSEIELNLLKYINGKNKVKDLVEMGLFTEYKIYKKLFNLFNKGLMKKKEKTEIQEIQERKLSEDRDFSNRNKLRRLFNFCMIVLALTLLLTFFAPLRPVYKKNGLLKIQFFQQYLRLSPPVH from the coding sequence ATGGCTTTTAAAGGAACCCTGCGCGAATTCAAGGTACCCGACATCCTGCAGCTGATTTCGCTGCAGAAAAAAACGGGCATTCTGACCTTCAACAGCGTGGAGGGTTTTATCACCCTCATCTTCGAGGAGGGCTGCATCGTCGGTATCGACGCCTTCCCCAAGAAGCTGGAGATGCGGGTGGGCAACGTCTGCGTCAAGCAGGAAATCATCAGCGAAGAAATGCTGCAGCGAGCCCTGGCCATCCAGAAGCGCACCAACCAGAAAGTGGGCGAAATCCTGATCGGCATGGGGCTGATCGACGAGAAGATCATCCCCGAAATGCTCAAGATCCAGGCTATCCAGATCGTCCTCTCGCTGTTCAATTGGAAAAAAGGCGAATACAATTTTAAGATCCTCGACCACATCAACAAGGACCTGAGGCTGTTCAATCCCATCGCGGTGGATACCCTGATCATGGAAGGGGTGCAGATGCTCGACGAATGGCCGCTGATCAAGAAAGTGATCCCCAACGAAGACATCGTCTTCGAACCGGTCTACCTGGGCAGCAAGAAAATCGAACTGGTGTCCGAATTCGATGATGACCGGAGTTCCAAGGACGACAACATCATCTTCCTATCCGAAATCGAACTGAACCTGCTCAAGTACATCAACGGCAAGAACAAGGTCAAAGACCTGGTGGAAATGGGCTTGTTTACCGAGTACAAGATCTACAAGAAGCTCTTCAACCTGTTCAACAAGGGGTTGATGAAGAAGAAGGAAAAAACCGAGATCCAGGAAATTCAGGAACGGAAGCTGTCCGAGGATCGTGATTTCAGCAACCGCAACAAGCTGCGTCGGCTGTTCAATTTTTGCATGATCGTGCTGGCCCTGACGCTGCTGCTTACCTTTTTCGCCCCCTTGCGGCCGGTCTATAAAAAAAACGGTTTGCTGAAAATCCAGTTTTTCCAGCAATATCTGCGCCTCTCGCCGCCGGTGCATTAG
- the ribF gene encoding riboflavin biosynthesis protein RibF, protein MKFRTRLERTSGASAVAIGNFDGFHAGHEKIVATLAATAQREGLLSVLLSFHPHPRLFFHQPICLISTDAQRLDVLRRQPLDYLFFIDFARVADIPAATFVNDILLDKLRMQTLIIGQDFRFGRGREGDLAFLRRQAAKASFTVMQARTVRRDGFQVGSSLIRKKLAAGAVEEANHMLGHPYAIEGIVERGAGRGSKLGFPTLNVSTANQILPAGVFHTETRIGRQQFPSLTNIGSAPTFGATADTAAALRIETHVPHFQRMVYGEKVTISFIRKIRAEIQFASSQALQEQIRRDVTSLGI, encoded by the coding sequence ATGAAGTTCAGGACCCGCCTGGAAAGAACCAGCGGCGCCAGCGCGGTCGCCATCGGCAATTTCGACGGTTTCCATGCCGGGCATGAAAAGATCGTGGCCACCCTGGCCGCAACTGCCCAACGCGAAGGATTGCTGTCGGTACTGCTCTCCTTCCATCCCCATCCCCGCCTTTTCTTCCACCAGCCCATTTGCCTGATCAGCACCGACGCGCAACGGCTCGATGTCCTGCGCCGCCAGCCGCTGGATTACCTATTTTTCATCGATTTCGCCCGCGTGGCTGACATCCCGGCCGCCACCTTCGTCAACGACATCCTACTGGACAAGCTGCGCATGCAAACGCTGATCATCGGCCAGGATTTCCGCTTCGGCCGCGGGCGCGAGGGAGACCTGGCCTTCCTGCGCCGGCAGGCGGCCAAGGCTTCTTTCACCGTCATGCAGGCGCGGACCGTTCGCCGGGATGGCTTTCAGGTCGGCAGCTCGCTGATCCGCAAAAAATTGGCGGCCGGAGCGGTGGAGGAGGCCAACCACATGCTGGGCCATCCCTATGCCATCGAGGGCATCGTCGAAAGGGGGGCCGGACGCGGCAGCAAGCTCGGTTTTCCGACCCTCAACGTCTCCACCGCCAACCAGATTCTCCCGGCCGGCGTTTTTCACACCGAGACGCGGATCGGCCGGCAACAATTCCCCTCGCTGACCAACATCGGCTCGGCCCCGACGTTCGGCGCGACAGCGGACACTGCCGCAGCGCTCAGGATCGAAACCCATGTCCCCCATTTTCAGCGCATGGTCTACGGTGAAAAGGTGACCATTTCCTTCATCCGCAAGATCAGGGCCGAGATCCAATTCGCCTCCAGCCAGGCCCTGCAAGAACAGATCCGCCGCGACGTCACCAGCCTGGGCATTTGA